Genomic segment of Zingiber officinale cultivar Zhangliang chromosome 11B, Zo_v1.1, whole genome shotgun sequence:
gataataattactattaatttttatgatattatgtttttagttacaaaaaaattaaaattagtatttttataattttattagaaataatttaataagtatactaatatttaatatttaaagataatacacaatcataaacaatttagataatttttttaaaaatattttcaccagacAACTAACACTTCATTAATAATACATCATTATGAACCTTAATtattagaattaccaaattgttCCTACAAATGCTCAATTAATGCATTTCTAAGGGCAaagtgagcatttttatttttgattccttCATGTCTAGCAAGAAACTCTTGAAATCGGGTATTGTCATCTATTGCTGTATCAACATCTGCAGCCGACGAGACTTCACCTTGCTCAACAATTGAGGTATTCATATCGCGCTCATCTTCAATGATCATATTATGCATAATAATGCATGAAGTCATTATATcctgtaaaatatttttctgCCAAAAACGTGAAGGTCCTGCAACAATTGCAAAGCATGATTGGAGCACTCCAAATGCTCGCTCAACATCTTTTCTACATGCCTCTTGTTTCATTGCAAACAACTTATTCTTTGTACCACGTGGATCTTGAATTGTTTGAACAAGTGTAGACTATTTTGGGTATATACTATCAACTAAATAGTAACCCATGTTGTACTCTTTTCCTTGAATGACATAACGAGCAGGGGGGAGCAATACCTTGAGCAAGGTTAGAAAAAAGATGAGAAGACTCCAATACATTAATATCATTGTTAGATCCAGGTAAACCGAAATATGCATGTCATATCCAAAGATCATAATCAGCTACAACTTCTAGAATAATTGTTGGCTTTCCACTGCGACCGGAATATTGCCCAGCCCATGCTGTTGGGCAATTTTTCCACTTCCAATGCATGCAATCTAAACTACCCAACATTCTAGGAAATCCATGTTGCTCACCAATATGAAGAAGTCTGACAACATCATTAGCATTGGGTGATCGCAGGTACTGATCTCCAAATACTTCAACAACAACACGGCAAAATCTTTTCACGCTTTCTATGGCAGTTGATTCTCCTATTTTGATGTACTCATCAATAGCGTCTGCCGGTACACCATATGACAATATTCGAAATACAGCTGTCATTTTTTGTAAACCTGACAAACCAAGTTTTCCAACTCCGTCTCTTTTCTGCACAAAATAATTATCATGATTACTAACCTCGTTAAAAATACGCATAAATAAATTTCTTCCCATTCGGAATCTTCTTCGAAACATTGCAGCATTATATGTAGGATTTTCGGCAAAGTAATCATTGAATAGATTACGATCAGCAGCTTCTCTATTACGATTGATCACTATTTGACCAGGAATAGATCCTTGATGTTTGCCTTTGTCGCTTTCTTCACTCAGATGTTTCAAAATGACCTGATTGTTTCGGTAGATCGCTTGAGTGATAAGCCTTCTGTGTGGTTCAAATATATCATCATCTTCATAGCTTGAGGATGATAAATTTGATGTACCTTCATATCTACCACTCATTTTTTGAGATGAAGAATGTGATTGAATTGTTTTCAGTTATGGTGTGTATTTATAATGTGAACACAACACTTTTTAATTTTGTAGGTGACGGGACATCACAATGAACACAACACTTTTTAATTTTGCAAGTGAcgggacatcacaatgcacacaccatGATAATTATTTCAGGAGATGGGACATCACAATGAACACAACACTTTTTAATTTTGCAGGTGACGGGACATCACAATACACACACCATAATAATTATTTCAGGAGATGAGACATCACAATGGACAACACTTTTTAATTTTGCAGGTGAcgggacatcacaatgcacacaccatGATAATTATTTCAGGAGATGGGACATCACAATGAACAACACTTTTTAATTTTGCAGATGAcgggacatcacaatgcacacaccaAGATAATTATTTCAGGAGATGGGACATCATAATAAACACAACACTTTTTAATTTTGCAGGTGAcgggacatcacaatgcacacaccatgataattatttcaggagatggggcatcacaataaataaaacacTTTTTAATTTTGCAGATGACGGGACAACACAATGCACACACCATGATAATTATTTCAGGAGATAGGACATCACAATGAACACAACACTTTTTAATTTTGCAGGTGACGGGACAACACAATGCACACACCATAATAATTATTTCAGGAGatgggacatcacaatgcacaaCACTTTTTAATTTTGCAGGTGAcgggacatcacaatgcacacaccatGATAATTATTTCAGGAGATGAGACATCACAATGAACACAAACTTTTTAATGCACACACAAATCTTATACAATGCACATAATTTTTTCCTATATAATGGCATACTAGACATGGCCATCACAATACACCTTTACTCTTGAAAAAAATGAGTTCGAATTCTCGTTCATCATCCTACTCAGTTGAAGAAGATAAACATTTATGTCATATTTATCTTCATATTTCTCAAAATCCAATCATAGGAATCAACCAAAAAAAGGATCAATTTTGGGCAAGAGTTGAGATAGAGTATAATCAAgatccaaattttaaaaattctgagcGACCAAGAAGATCATTACAAAAAAGGATGAATACTATCATTGCTGCTGTTTCCAAATTGAAGGGTTGCATACGACAAATTGAAGAATTGAATCCAAGTGGAGCATCAGAAGAAGATATTATAAGTTGTTTTCATTATTTCTTTTGTAGACTATCCAAGTTGTTTTCAATATCTAATTTAGTTATTAATTTTGTTTCATAATTGTATTATTTTCTTACAGATGAATCGTGCTCAGATGTTATTAGTACAAGACCCTAATTACTCAAAGGGCTTCAAATTTGGACATGTGTGGAGCATTCTTCAAGGTATTGAGAAATTCAACAGTGACAACGTCAAAGCTGCATCTACAAGAGTGCAACGACAAACTGCTCAAGCTGATTATTCTCAATCATATAATCTCGAGAAAGATGTTTATTCACCTTCATCTCCACATGTCTCTTCGTTTAATCTTAACATCACTGATTCAGATAGTGGTGGTACTTCAACTAAACGACCTATTGGGGTGAAGAAAGCAAAACTAAAGAGAAAGAATGAACAACAATTCAGTACAATGGTTTCACAGAATGATGAACTTGTTGCAGCGTTGGATCGAAGTACCAATGTTGCTATGTTCAAGGAagagaataaaattttattcaaagaTTTAAATAGCATTGCTGATCCGATAATGCGTGAATTTATTCACGGTGAACAAGTCAGAATTATACAAAAGaggactgaaaatgaaaaatctcaATCAATTTCACATCGAGGAGAAGGATCTAGGATCAATTCgtctcaagaagaagaacaaggatCTCAAGATCCTTGGAATGGTTCTGGTAAATTTTATGATTATTTCGGTGGTTTATTAAGAGGTGTTTTTCCAGAATATTAAACATTGATTTGTTTAGTATTCTAATGTTATTGCAGTTATTTAAATGTATGTTTACTTTAGTGTTTGTAGCATCTTTAAATTGTAGGATGGAATGTTatgtattttgaaattttaaatatttaatcgtGTGTTTGTTATGAAATTaccaatattataaattttaatatatttataatcttagcaacataacaaatattaaaatttataatatatatttaattgaaatttatatattaaaattataatatataaaatttatataataaattcaattaaattaaatcatattaatttataatatttaaaaatattttaaatataacttGCCTATTacaatatattatattaaaaaatctcTACTTGCACCAAAATGGTGCAAGTTGGTGCTACACTGTTCACTTGGTCTTGGTGCTGTACTGTTCACTTGTATCATTTTGGTATAATTTTTGGAGTCACCATTAGAGAAGATATGGTGTCTTTTTTACACCAAAATGATGTAGAAGGGCACCGGTTGGAGATGCTCTCAGGCCAACAAGTAAAACAGAAAAAAACTTACTTCAGATGTAAATCACGGGTTGTTTTGGCTTATCAATCGCTTTACATTAG
This window contains:
- the LOC122034109 gene encoding uncharacterized protein LOC122034109, producing the protein MSGRYEGTSNLSSSSYEDDDIFEPHRRLITQAIYRNNQVILKHLSEESDKGKHQGSIPGQIVINRNREAADRNLFNDYFAENPTYNAAMFRRRFRMGRNLFMRIFNEVSNHDNYFVQKRDGVGKLGLSGLQKMTAVFRILSYGVPADAIDEYIKIGESTAIESVKRFCRVVVEVFGDQYLRSPNANDVVRLLHIGEQHGFPRMLGSLDCMHWKWKNCPTAWAGQYSGRSGKPTIILEVVADYDLWI
- the LOC122034110 gene encoding uncharacterized protein LOC122034110 yields the protein MNRAQMLLVQDPNYSKGFKFGHVWSILQGIEKFNSDNVKAASTRVQRQTAQADYSQSYNLEKDVYSPSSPHVSSFNLNITDSDSGGTSTKRPIGVKKAKLKRKNEQQFSTMVSQNDELVAALDRSTNVAMFKEENKILFKDLNSIADPIMREFIHGEQVRIIQKRTENEKSQSISHRGEGSRINSSQEEEQGSQDPWNGSVYLPLQLNETHIATNQGNREDRNNVFNAKGLHLTVPQEHHP